In a single window of the Desulfovibrio mangrovi genome:
- a CDS encoding phenylacetate--CoA ligase family protein, whose translation MEVFDRAELLSREELEQVQLVRLRNTVSQAMRSPFYGKRLKEAGLTPDSFKTLDDVRRIPFTTKDDLRSQYPDGLNTLPQSEMVRMHASSGTTGSPTVIHYTQNDINSWADLMARSMHMVGVRREDVFQNITGYGLFTGGLGLHYGAERLGCLTIPAGPGNTARQLKFMRDFNTTVAHIIPSYALYFGAAMRDSGEDPARLALRVALIGAEPHTEETRRRIEELMDVKAYNSYGLSEMNGPGVAFECVHQCGMHVWEDAYIAEIVHPETFEPLPDGEVGELVMTTLCRQGMPILRYRTKDLTRIIPGECACGRTHRRIDRILGRADDMLIIKGVNLYPMQIEQVLMGFPEVGENYLIVLERENFIDQIRVKVEIREEHFVEDMRVLRDLQKRIVGRLRDELLITPRVDLVQHNSLPKAEGKAQRVVDNREA comes from the coding sequence ATGGAAGTTTTTGATAGAGCGGAGCTGTTGAGTCGGGAAGAATTGGAACAGGTGCAGTTGGTGCGCTTGCGTAATACTGTGTCGCAGGCCATGCGTTCCCCGTTTTACGGCAAGCGTCTGAAAGAGGCGGGACTTACGCCGGATTCCTTCAAGACGCTGGATGACGTGCGGCGTATTCCCTTTACGACCAAGGACGACCTCCGCTCGCAGTATCCCGACGGACTGAACACCCTGCCGCAGAGCGAGATGGTGCGTATGCATGCCTCAAGCGGTACCACGGGTTCCCCCACCGTTATCCATTACACGCAGAACGACATCAATTCATGGGCTGACCTTATGGCCCGCAGCATGCATATGGTGGGCGTGCGCCGCGAAGACGTGTTCCAGAACATTACCGGCTACGGTCTGTTCACGGGCGGTCTCGGTCTGCACTACGGCGCCGAGCGTCTGGGCTGCCTGACCATTCCGGCTGGGCCCGGTAACACGGCGCGCCAGCTCAAGTTCATGCGCGATTTCAATACCACCGTGGCGCACATCATTCCTTCCTACGCGCTGTATTTCGGCGCGGCCATGCGCGACAGCGGTGAAGACCCTGCACGCCTTGCACTGCGCGTAGCACTTATCGGCGCGGAGCCGCACACCGAGGAAACCCGCAGGCGCATCGAGGAGTTGATGGACGTGAAGGCCTACAACTCTTACGGCCTTTCCGAGATGAACGGCCCCGGCGTTGCCTTCGAGTGCGTTCACCAGTGCGGCATGCATGTATGGGAAGATGCCTACATTGCTGAGATCGTGCATCCCGAGACCTTCGAGCCCCTGCCGGACGGCGAGGTGGGCGAACTGGTCATGACTACCCTGTGCCGTCAGGGTATGCCCATTCTGCGCTATCGCACCAAGGACCTGACCCGCATCATTCCGGGTGAGTGCGCCTGCGGTCGTACGCATCGCCGCATAGACCGCATTCTGGGCCGTGCGGACGACATGCTCATCATCAAGGGTGTGAACCTCTACCCCATGCAGATCGAGCAGGTGCTCATGGGCTTCCCCGAAGTGGGCGAGAACTATCTCATCGTGCTGGAGCGCGAGAACTTCATCGATCAGATCCGTGTGAAGGTGGAAATCCGCGAAGAACATTTCGTGGAAGACATGCGCGTGCTGCGTGACCTGCAGAAGCGTATCGTCGGCCGCCTGCGCGACGAACTGCTCATCACGCCCCGCGTTGACCTTGTGCAGCACAACAGCCTGCCCAAGGCGGAAGGCAAGGCGCAGCGCGTGGTGGATAACCGCGAGGCTTAG
- a CDS encoding DUF1786 family protein translates to MPRTMLLLDIGSGTQDVLYYIPGRELENCPKFVLPAPARMVAQQVEAHTRDGVSVYLHGSNMGGGFFGALKRHMEAGLKVAVHPDAAFALHDNADKVRSWGIDIEERCPAGYAPVALADYDPAWWRAFLGMAGLAYPDLVIAAAQDHGFHPEPDGFGNRVGRFQLWRDLLTEHDGDLAALLYATAPAPMTRLAAIQRATGFGPVADSAAAALLGALFMPEIAARSHREGVLVVNVGNSHLVAFLVYKERVLGVYEHHTGMLPQEKLIDDLVEFRRGWLTDEMVRSTGGHGCMNLPLPDEAEGFRPAYILGPRREILRGQGQFIAPGGDMMLAGCFGLLKGYALTSGTELP, encoded by the coding sequence ATGCCCCGTACCATGCTGTTGCTCGATATTGGCAGCGGAACGCAGGACGTTCTCTACTACATTCCCGGCAGGGAACTTGAAAACTGCCCCAAGTTCGTGTTGCCCGCCCCTGCCCGCATGGTGGCGCAGCAGGTGGAAGCGCACACCCGTGACGGCGTTTCCGTGTATCTGCACGGCAGCAATATGGGCGGCGGTTTTTTCGGTGCCCTGAAGCGGCACATGGAAGCCGGTCTGAAAGTGGCCGTGCATCCCGATGCGGCCTTTGCCCTGCACGATAATGCGGACAAGGTGCGCAGTTGGGGCATAGACATAGAGGAACGCTGCCCCGCAGGTTATGCGCCCGTGGCGCTGGCAGACTATGATCCGGCATGGTGGCGGGCCTTTCTCGGCATGGCCGGGCTTGCCTATCCTGATCTGGTCATCGCGGCCGCGCAGGACCACGGTTTCCATCCCGAACCGGACGGCTTCGGCAATCGCGTGGGGCGTTTCCAGCTCTGGCGCGATCTGCTGACCGAGCATGACGGCGATCTTGCCGCGCTGCTGTATGCAACGGCCCCCGCTCCCATGACCCGCCTTGCCGCCATCCAGCGTGCCACCGGTTTCGGCCCCGTGGCGGATTCCGCTGCCGCTGCGTTGCTCGGCGCGCTGTTCATGCCGGAGATCGCCGCCCGCAGCCACAGGGAAGGCGTGCTGGTGGTTAACGTGGGCAACAGTCATCTGGTGGCCTTCCTTGTCTACAAGGAACGTGTGCTGGGCGTGTACGAGCATCACACGGGCATGCTGCCGCAGGAAAAGCTCATCGACGACCTTGTGGAGTTCCGTCGTGGCTGGCTTACCGACGAAATGGTGCGCAGCACGGGCGGCCACGGCTGCATGAACCTGCCCCTGCCCGATGAGGCGGAAGGATTCCGCCCTGCGTACATTCTCGGACCGCGTCGCGAGATTCTGCGTGGACAGGGCCAGTTCATCGCTCCCGGCGGGGACATGATGCTGGCCGGATGCTTCGGACTCCTCAAGGGATATGCCCTCACTTCAGGCACGGAACTCCCGTAA
- a CDS encoding multidrug resistance efflux transporter family protein has protein sequence MLRIVVTGILAALFFSSTFVLNRAMSLEGGHWVWTAALRYVWMLVLLAVWFVVTGKTALAANALRLFRRHCYFWMLAGSVGFGVFYALISFSASYAPGWVVAATWQMTILATPVVLLLFGRKVSLRALLFTLIVFAGVLCINLEQAGALPLHEVLLGALPVLGAAFVYPFGNQMVWEAREAAQSDSAVSEERTGVLAALRRRIPAMGGSGTDESVMQDAMCRVLLLTLGSLPFWVLLVAFCAPSLPSEGQIMKTLLVAAFSGVAATSLFLSARHMARSPSQLAAADSTQAMEVVFSLAGEAILLGGALPHALGWTGISLTLLGLVLYLKVQNA, from the coding sequence ATGCTCAGGATTGTTGTAACCGGTATTCTTGCTGCTCTGTTTTTCAGTTCTACATTTGTGCTTAACAGGGCCATGAGTCTTGAAGGTGGTCACTGGGTGTGGACCGCAGCTTTACGCTATGTGTGGATGCTGGTTTTGCTGGCCGTGTGGTTCGTTGTTACTGGCAAGACCGCTCTTGCTGCAAATGCGTTGCGCTTGTTCCGCAGACATTGTTATTTCTGGATGCTGGCGGGCAGTGTGGGGTTCGGCGTGTTTTACGCGTTGATCAGCTTCAGTGCGTCGTATGCTCCGGGGTGGGTGGTGGCGGCCACATGGCAGATGACCATTCTCGCAACGCCCGTGGTCCTGCTGCTCTTCGGCAGAAAGGTGTCGCTCAGAGCCCTGCTGTTCACCCTTATCGTGTTTGCGGGCGTGTTGTGCATCAATCTGGAGCAGGCTGGAGCGCTGCCGCTGCATGAGGTGCTGCTGGGAGCCTTGCCCGTTCTCGGTGCCGCCTTTGTCTATCCCTTCGGCAACCAGATGGTGTGGGAGGCACGCGAAGCCGCGCAGTCGGACAGTGCTGTTTCAGAAGAAAGGACGGGCGTTTTGGCTGCCCTGCGGCGTCGCATACCGGCCATGGGCGGATCCGGAACGGACGAGTCTGTCATGCAGGACGCCATGTGCAGGGTGCTTCTGCTGACGCTTGGCTCCCTGCCTTTCTGGGTTCTGCTTGTGGCTTTTTGTGCTCCCTCGCTGCCGTCCGAAGGGCAGATCATGAAGACGCTTCTGGTGGCCGCGTTCTCCGGCGTGGCCGCGACCAGCCTGTTTCTCAGCGCGCGCCATATGGCCCGCAGTCCTTCGCAACTGGCCGCGGCGGACAGCACGCAGGCCATGGAGGTCGTCTTTTCTCTCGCCGGAGAGGCCATTCTGCTCGGCGGTGCATTGCCGCACGCCTTGGGATGGACAGGAATTTCCCTCACTCTGCTTGGGCTGGTGCTCTATCTGAAGGTGCAGAACGCGTAG
- a CDS encoding ABC transporter ATP-binding protein: MGFIQFKNVTKSFGKTEVIPDISLDISKGELIVFVGPSGCGKSTLLRLLAGLEEVTAGTVHINGEDVTHRQPKERNIAMVFQNYALYPHMTVEENIAFSMKLSGVPKAERQKRVKEAADLLGLGELLARKPRELSGGQRQRVAMGRAIVRDPQVFLMDEPLSNLDAKLRNHMRVEIRQLQRRLGTTMIYVTHDQVEAMTMADRIVILDKGNVRQFGTPQEVYCQPANTFVADFIGSPSINLLPAERISHATLRLGGAVDLPLAPECAEALGSASAFIVGIRPEHISVNSGSSGNGAAAWKTAVTLNELLGGESLLHATLGTESVRVKMTGREAFAPGETVSLSFNAEHAHVFSEDGSVCLCHSQDV; the protein is encoded by the coding sequence TTGGGTTTCATTCAATTCAAAAACGTAACAAAGTCTTTCGGCAAAACGGAAGTCATTCCGGACATTTCGCTCGATATCAGCAAAGGCGAACTCATCGTCTTCGTCGGCCCCAGCGGTTGCGGCAAGTCCACCCTGCTGCGATTGCTGGCAGGGCTTGAAGAAGTCACCGCCGGAACCGTCCACATAAACGGCGAAGACGTAACCCACCGACAGCCCAAAGAGCGCAATATCGCCATGGTGTTCCAGAACTACGCGCTCTATCCGCATATGACGGTGGAAGAAAACATCGCTTTCAGCATGAAACTCTCCGGTGTTCCCAAGGCGGAACGCCAGAAGCGCGTGAAGGAAGCCGCAGACCTGCTCGGCCTCGGCGAACTGCTCGCACGCAAACCCCGCGAGCTTTCAGGCGGCCAGCGTCAGCGTGTGGCCATGGGCCGGGCCATCGTCCGCGACCCGCAGGTGTTCCTGATGGACGAGCCGCTCTCCAACCTCGACGCGAAACTCCGCAACCATATGCGCGTGGAAATCCGCCAATTGCAGCGCAGGCTCGGCACCACGATGATTTACGTGACCCATGATCAGGTGGAAGCCATGACCATGGCGGACCGCATCGTCATTCTGGACAAGGGCAATGTGCGTCAGTTCGGCACTCCGCAGGAGGTGTATTGCCAGCCTGCAAACACCTTTGTGGCCGATTTTATCGGTTCGCCATCCATCAACCTGCTTCCGGCCGAGCGCATCTCGCACGCGACACTGCGGCTGGGCGGCGCGGTTGACCTGCCCCTTGCGCCGGAATGCGCCGAAGCATTGGGCTCTGCAAGCGCATTCATTGTGGGGATTCGTCCCGAACATATTTCGGTGAATTCCGGCTCTTCCGGCAATGGTGCTGCCGCATGGAAGACCGCAGTCACCCTGAACGAACTGCTGGGCGGAGAAAGCCTGCTGCACGCCACTCTGGGCACGGAGTCCGTGCGGGTCAAAATGACGGGCAGAGAAGCCTTCGCTCCCGGAGAAACAGTCAGCCTCTCCTTCAACGCAGAGCACGCGCACGTGTTCAGCGAAGACGGATCGGTCTGCCTGTGCCACTCCCAAGACGTGTAA
- a CDS encoding ABC transporter substrate-binding protein, whose protein sequence is MKRFVVALIAVMLMATSAMAEKTKVSFWHAMGGDRTTLIKEMCDDFNKAHPDIEVTPEYKGSYRDTLNASILAFKQGKAPNIVHIFEVGSQLGVDAGIFMPFEDTIKSGDDAKLDDFVDGVANYYRIGGKFYSVPFNSSNPVLYYNKTLFKKAGLDPENPPKTYNEVMAASEKLKASGAAPYGITWPLHCWFVEQWMGNQGALLANNENGRAARATDILLDSEPMNKIMTWWKKMYDEKLFVYSGKVEDWDGANNLFVSGQAAMLITSTSDITFMQKAATENNFKLGTGFLPVADGSENFGTIVGGASLWMTKGHSDKVNDATKTFLLWFTNTDNEVRWHKGTGYFPVRKSAVTVLEKENWFEKNPAYAAAFKQLMATKPVRSTQGAMLGMFPELRTIVTDAVQSILNGADIKATMKDADARADKALERYNRSVK, encoded by the coding sequence ATGAAACGTTTTGTTGTTGCTCTGATCGCGGTCATGCTCATGGCCACTTCGGCCATGGCGGAAAAGACCAAGGTATCCTTCTGGCACGCCATGGGCGGCGACCGCACCACCCTGATCAAGGAGATGTGCGATGACTTCAACAAGGCCCATCCCGACATCGAGGTAACTCCCGAATACAAGGGCAGCTACCGCGACACCCTGAACGCGTCCATCCTCGCATTCAAGCAGGGAAAGGCGCCCAACATCGTGCACATTTTCGAAGTGGGCAGCCAGCTCGGCGTTGATGCCGGCATCTTCATGCCCTTTGAAGACACCATCAAGTCCGGCGACGATGCCAAGCTCGATGACTTCGTGGACGGCGTAGCCAACTACTACCGCATCGGCGGCAAGTTCTACTCCGTACCCTTCAACTCTTCCAACCCCGTTCTCTATTACAACAAGACCCTGTTCAAGAAGGCCGGTCTCGATCCCGAGAATCCGCCCAAGACCTACAACGAAGTGATGGCCGCCTCCGAAAAGCTCAAGGCTTCCGGCGCGGCCCCCTACGGCATCACCTGGCCCCTGCACTGCTGGTTCGTAGAACAGTGGATGGGCAATCAGGGCGCGCTGCTGGCCAACAACGAGAACGGCCGCGCCGCCCGCGCCACCGACATCCTGCTCGACTCCGAGCCCATGAACAAGATCATGACCTGGTGGAAGAAAATGTACGACGAAAAGCTCTTCGTCTACTCCGGCAAGGTTGAAGACTGGGACGGCGCGAACAACCTGTTCGTTTCCGGTCAGGCCGCCATGCTGATCACCTCCACCTCCGACATCACCTTCATGCAGAAGGCCGCTACGGAAAACAACTTTAAACTGGGCACCGGCTTCCTGCCCGTGGCCGACGGTTCCGAAAACTTCGGCACCATCGTGGGCGGCGCTTCCCTGTGGATGACCAAGGGCCATTCCGACAAGGTCAACGACGCCACCAAGACCTTCCTGCTGTGGTTCACCAACACCGACAACGAAGTGCGCTGGCACAAGGGCACCGGCTACTTCCCCGTGCGCAAGTCTGCCGTTACCGTCCTTGAAAAGGAAAACTGGTTCGAAAAGAACCCCGCTTATGCCGCCGCATTCAAGCAGCTGATGGCCACCAAGCCCGTACGCTCCACGCAGGGCGCAATGCTCGGCATGTTCCCCGAACTGCGCACCATCGTGACCGACGCCGTACAGAGCATTCTGAACGGTGCCGACATCAAGGCAACCATGAAGGACGCCGACGCTCGCGCCGACAAGGCGCTGGAACGCTACAACCGTTCCGTGAAGTAG
- a CDS encoding carbohydrate ABC transporter permease, whose product MQPVFKRHGTAFLLLLPTLFILTFFLYLPTIQTFIMSFYQVGFLGLSKLYVGLENYQIIFTEPEYRDIMANTLTFVLGSVTLSMGLGLAFAVLANEKITGARYYRLLLIWPYALPPAVAGVIFLFLFSAQVGIINYFLGQLFGITPDWLADPELAMTVVILASVWKNVGYNVVFYLAALQNLPGDVLEAATIDGATGWQRFWRITFPLLSPMTFFLLIMNTIAAFFDVFAFIDLITKGGPNSSTTVFIYAIYRDGFEYFKSGLASAQSVFLFLLVVVLTVLKFRLQKKVHYAN is encoded by the coding sequence ATGCAGCCAGTGTTCAAACGCCACGGAACAGCCTTTCTGCTGCTCCTGCCCACGTTGTTCATACTGACCTTCTTTCTGTATCTGCCCACGATACAGACCTTCATCATGTCCTTCTATCAGGTGGGCTTTCTCGGTCTTTCCAAGTTGTACGTGGGTCTGGAAAACTACCAGATCATTTTCACGGAACCGGAATACCGCGACATCATGGCCAACACGCTTACCTTTGTGCTGGGCAGCGTTACGCTGAGCATGGGACTGGGCCTCGCCTTTGCCGTGCTGGCCAATGAAAAGATCACGGGCGCGCGTTACTACCGGCTGCTGCTCATCTGGCCCTATGCCCTGCCTCCGGCGGTGGCGGGCGTCATCTTCCTGTTCCTTTTCTCGGCGCAGGTGGGCATCATCAACTATTTTCTGGGCCAGCTCTTCGGCATAACCCCCGACTGGCTTGCCGACCCCGAACTTGCCATGACTGTAGTCATTCTCGCTTCGGTCTGGAAAAACGTGGGCTACAACGTGGTCTTCTATCTGGCCGCCCTGCAGAACCTGCCCGGCGATGTGCTGGAAGCCGCCACCATAGACGGAGCCACAGGCTGGCAGCGCTTCTGGCGCATAACCTTCCCGCTGCTGTCGCCCATGACGTTCTTCCTGCTCATCATGAACACCATCGCCGCCTTCTTCGATGTTTTCGCCTTCATAGACCTGATCACCAAGGGCGGCCCCAACAGCAGCACCACGGTGTTCATCTATGCCATCTATCGCGACGGCTTCGAGTACTTCAAGTCAGGCCTTGCCTCGGCACAGTCCGTATTCCTGTTCCTGCTTGTGGTGGTTCTCACCGTCCTCAAGTTCAGACTGCAAAAGAAAGTGCATTACGCCAACTAG
- a CDS encoding carbohydrate ABC transporter permease: MRNTKTLFTHMALILVVSIVASPVIMAILFSTQTPAQIFSYPPKFTFGTAMLDNYTTAWTQFHLGKYMLNSFIIAFAVTTGKTILAFTSALALVYFRFPLRSWVFVFILLTLMMPTEIMIVSLFEIVTGLGWGDSYAAIIIPFLASATGTFLFRQHFLQIPVSLLDAARIDGAGPVRFAWSILLPMSSNVIAALAVIQFVYMWNQYLWPLIVIHDSSMQVVQVGLRMIFSGQDATNWGIVMAGAIITLLPALVTFMLLQEQFSRGFALSQEK; encoded by the coding sequence ATGCGCAATACCAAAACATTGTTCACACACATGGCCCTGATCCTTGTCGTCTCCATCGTGGCGTCGCCGGTCATCATGGCCATTCTGTTCTCCACGCAGACTCCGGCGCAGATATTCAGCTATCCGCCCAAGTTCACCTTCGGCACGGCGATGCTCGACAACTATACCACGGCGTGGACCCAGTTCCATCTCGGCAAGTACATGCTCAACTCGTTCATCATCGCCTTTGCCGTGACCACGGGAAAGACCATCCTCGCCTTCACATCGGCGCTGGCACTGGTCTACTTCCGCTTTCCGCTACGCAGCTGGGTGTTCGTCTTCATCCTGCTGACCCTGATGATGCCTACGGAGATCATGATCGTCTCCCTGTTCGAAATCGTCACCGGCCTCGGCTGGGGCGATTCCTACGCGGCCATCATCATTCCCTTCCTCGCATCGGCGACAGGTACCTTCCTCTTCCGCCAACATTTCCTGCAGATTCCTGTATCCCTACTGGATGCCGCCCGCATTGACGGCGCTGGGCCCGTGCGCTTTGCATGGTCCATTCTGCTGCCCATGTCGTCCAACGTCATCGCGGCGCTTGCCGTCATCCAGTTCGTATACATGTGGAACCAGTACCTGTGGCCGCTCATCGTCATCCATGACAGTTCCATGCAGGTGGTTCAGGTTGGTCTGCGGATGATCTTCAGCGGGCAGGACGCCACCAACTGGGGCATCGTCATGGCCGGAGCCATCATCACCCTGCTGCCTGCACTGGTTACCTTCATGCTGCTGCAGGAGCAGTTCAGCCGCGGCTTTGCCCTGAGTCAGGAAAAATAG
- a CDS encoding protein phosphatase 2C domain-containing protein: MRDMSLLSYQPSAIPPHGHSETQVQPVFNVESVLEQGSGALNEDALLDQGPVFAVFDGASSLCGCSYEGGTGAWWASQLAREAFASCTHAELSLKDVALLANSAIEERMQTMGVDTDIPLNRWSASMAAFRIAGDSLEFVQIGDSLILCITDDGFFLPAPYVNHDRETLCQWKRLCATGEQDVRSALHERICSVRADMNRTYGALNGEACVEHFLQHGTVPLAGVRQVVAFTDGLHLPSAHPEKEADFTPAVNLLRTGGLEHLRSHIRQMESGDQCCRIYPRFKQHDDIAAVAVQLSR; this comes from the coding sequence ATGCGTGACATGTCCCTTCTTTCATACCAGCCCTCCGCCATTCCGCCCCACGGCCATTCCGAAACTCAGGTGCAGCCTGTTTTCAATGTCGAGTCCGTGCTGGAACAAGGCTCCGGTGCCCTCAACGAAGACGCCCTGCTCGATCAAGGCCCGGTGTTCGCCGTGTTTGACGGCGCATCCAGCCTGTGCGGGTGTTCGTATGAAGGCGGCACAGGGGCCTGGTGGGCGTCGCAGCTTGCACGCGAAGCCTTTGCCTCCTGCACCCATGCGGAGCTTTCGCTGAAGGATGTGGCCCTGCTCGCCAACAGTGCCATTGAAGAAAGAATGCAGACCATGGGCGTTGATACGGACATTCCGCTGAACCGTTGGTCCGCAAGCATGGCGGCCTTCCGCATTGCGGGTGACTCGCTGGAATTCGTGCAGATCGGCGACAGCCTCATTCTGTGCATCACGGATGACGGCTTTTTCCTGCCAGCTCCCTATGTGAATCACGACAGGGAAACGCTTTGCCAGTGGAAGCGGCTCTGCGCGACTGGCGAACAGGATGTGCGCAGCGCCCTGCATGAACGCATCTGCTCGGTGCGCGCCGACATGAACCGCACCTACGGCGCTTTGAACGGAGAAGCCTGCGTTGAGCACTTTCTGCAACACGGCACCGTTCCCCTTGCAGGCGTGCGGCAGGTTGTAGCCTTTACGGACGGCCTGCACCTGCCTTCCGCACACCCTGAAAAGGAAGCCGACTTTACCCCTGCCGTGAACCTGCTCCGCACCGGCGGCCTGGAGCATCTACGCAGCCATATCCGCCAAATGGAAAGCGGAGACCAATGCTGCCGCATCTATCCCCGCTTCAAACAACATGACGACATCGCTGCCGTAGCCGTACAACTTTCACGCTAA
- a CDS encoding EAL and HDOD domain-containing protein has translation MSIDCTPAVPPCYEPIFTARQPVFDRDGAIWGIELFFRHSAEAGKAEFDNPALASARVIADGFSMARNWIPPDARIFINVPEGLLKDNLMLALPAERCVPELVGVTSVSPELLDALKTLKEQGYLLALDNYTGQPELEPLLAIMDVVKVDVSSLQSSELFPLVSELRKWPVMMLATKVESKKIYSLCRSMGFSLFQGYYFGKPEVFAGRKVSSAEMVKLDIMKELHGDYDVHRLAELIKQDVSLSYRLLRYVNSPSVGLRQSVRALDQALVVLGERVIRHWLMVVLLADLNPSPGAQEVSFWSVQRARFLYLLAQDGMLTTYGSETMFLIGLFSRLDFLLGRPMNELVTELPLDGIIKDAYCGKKNFVRDMLDFLAALEEARWDVSSECANWLGIPLKRAAELSNDALRWATAVLDRGGDESGGEESGGECTE, from the coding sequence ATGAGTATTGATTGTACACCGGCTGTGCCGCCTTGCTATGAGCCGATTTTTACGGCTCGTCAGCCAGTTTTCGACAGGGATGGCGCAATCTGGGGGATTGAACTTTTTTTCAGACATAGTGCGGAGGCAGGAAAGGCCGAGTTTGACAACCCTGCACTGGCTTCGGCGCGGGTCATTGCAGACGGCTTCAGCATGGCGCGTAACTGGATTCCGCCGGATGCACGTATCTTTATCAATGTCCCCGAAGGGTTGCTTAAAGACAATCTCATGCTGGCCCTGCCTGCGGAGCGGTGCGTGCCGGAGCTTGTCGGGGTGACGAGTGTCTCCCCCGAACTGCTGGATGCCTTGAAGACCCTCAAGGAGCAGGGGTATCTGCTCGCGTTGGACAACTACACCGGACAGCCCGAGTTGGAACCGCTGCTTGCCATTATGGATGTGGTGAAGGTGGATGTTTCAAGCCTGCAGAGCAGTGAGCTTTTTCCGCTGGTCAGCGAACTGCGCAAGTGGCCCGTGATGATGCTTGCCACGAAAGTGGAGAGCAAAAAGATTTACTCGCTCTGTCGTTCCATGGGATTTTCACTTTTTCAGGGGTACTACTTCGGTAAGCCGGAGGTGTTTGCCGGGCGCAAGGTGTCTTCTGCGGAGATGGTGAAGCTGGACATCATGAAGGAGCTGCATGGCGACTACGATGTGCACCGGCTTGCAGAGCTCATCAAGCAGGACGTGTCGTTAAGCTACCGGTTGCTCAGGTATGTGAACTCTCCTTCTGTGGGGCTGCGCCAATCTGTGCGTGCGCTGGATCAGGCCTTGGTGGTGCTGGGTGAGCGTGTCATCAGACACTGGCTCATGGTGGTGCTGCTGGCAGACCTCAACCCCTCTCCCGGTGCGCAGGAAGTGTCCTTCTGGTCGGTGCAGCGGGCGCGGTTTCTGTATCTTCTGGCGCAAGACGGCATGCTCACCACCTACGGCTCCGAAACCATGTTCCTTATCGGGCTCTTTTCCCGTCTGGACTTCCTGCTCGGTCGTCCCATGAATGAGTTGGTGACGGAGTTGCCCCTCGACGGCATCATCAAGGATGCCTACTGCGGGAAGAAGAATTTTGTGCGCGATATGCTGGATTTCCTCGCTGCTCTGGAGGAGGCCCGATGGGACGTCTCTTCGGAGTGTGCGAACTGGCTGGGCATTCCGCTCAAACGGGCGGCAGAACTCTCCAACGATGCCCTGCGATGGGCCACGGCTGTTCTGGACAGAGGGGGAGACGAATCAGGCGGAGAGGAATCAGGCGGAGAGTGTACGGAATAG